In a genomic window of Tripterygium wilfordii isolate XIE 37 chromosome 8, ASM1340144v1, whole genome shotgun sequence:
- the LOC120004334 gene encoding UDP-glucuronate 4-epimerase 3-like: MTSQMKPMSHNDSAPSTPGKFKIDKSPFVHNRLRLHSSLVKLTFWSFIFLTLIFLFFYRSSSSNPLPADPSRRSLRTYNWGGAAWEKRVRTSARIRSRNGISVLVTGAAGFVGTHVSAALKRRGDGVLGLDNFNDYYDPSLKRDRQALLERSGVFIVEGDINDAALLRKLFEVVAFTHVMHLAAQAGVRYAMENPSSYVHSNIAGLVNLLEVCKSANPQPAIVWASSSSVYGLNTKVPFSEKDRTDQPASLYAATKKAGEEIAHTYNHIYGLSLTGLRFFTVYGPWGRPDMAYFFFTKDILKGKTIPIFESANHGTVARDFTYIDDIVKGCLAALDTAEKSTGSGGKKKGPAQLRVFNLGNTSPVPVSDLVSILERLLKVKVKRNFMKLPRNGDVPFTHANISSAQRELGYKPTTDLQSGLKKFVRWYVSYYKDGKKAAER; this comes from the coding sequence ATGACGTCACAGATGAAGCCAATGTCGCATAATGATAGTGCCCCATCCACACCAGGCAAGTTCAAGATCGACAAATCTCCTTTTGTTCACAACAGGCTTCGATTGCATTCTTCTCTGGTCAAGCTCACATTTTGGTCCTTCATTTTCCTGACCctgatttttctcttcttctatcgTTCATCATCCTCTAATCCACTTCCGGCGGACCCATCTCGCCGCTCTTTGCGGACCTACAATTGGGGCGGAGCCGCGTGGGAGAAGCGTGTCCGGACCTCCGCCCGGATCCGGTCGCGAAATGGGATCTCTGTTCTGGTTACAGGAGCTGCTGGATTCGTGGGCACCCATGTCTCCGCGGCGCTTAAAAGACGCGGCGATGGTGTTTTGGGGCTCGACAATTTCAATGATTACTACGATCCTTCCTTGAAACGCGATCGTCAGGCTCTTCTTGAAAGGTCCGGAGTCTTCATTGTTGAAGGTGATATCAATGATGCAGCTTTGTTGAGGAAGCTTTTCGAGGTTGTCGCATTTACGCACGTGATGCATTTAGCTGCTCAGGCTGGTGTCAGATATGCCATGGAGAATCCTAGCTCCTATGTGCATAGCAACATTGCCGGGCTTGTTAATCTCCTGGAGGTATGCAAATCTGCGAATCCACAACCGGCGATAGTGTGGGCATCTTCCAGCTCTGTTTATGGACTCAATACAAAGGTGCCTTTTTCAGAGAAAGACAGAACTGATCAGCCAGCGAGTCTCTATGCAGCTACTAAGAAAGCTGGGGAGGAGATTGCACACACTTACAATCATATCTATGGGCTTTCCCTAACTGGGTTGCGATTTTTCACCGTTTATGGCCCCTGGGGACGGCCAGATATGGCGTATTTCTTCTTTACTAAGGATATTTTGAAGGGGAAAACAATACCCATTTTTGAGTCGGCTAATCATGGCACGGTTGCCAGGGATTTCACCTACATTGATGATATTGTGAAGGGTTGTTTGGCAGCATTGGATACTGCAGAGAAGAGTACAGGCAGCGGAGGGAAGAAAAAGGGTCCAGCGCAATTGAGAGTTTTCAATTTAGGGAATACATCACCAGTGCCTGTATCAGATCTGGTTAGCATTTTGGAGAGGCTTTTGAAGGTGAAAGTAAAGAGGAACTTTATGAAATTGCCAAGGAATGGGGATGTGCCGTTCACACATGCTAATATTAGTTCAGCACAGAGGGAGCTTGGGTATAAGCCCACCACGGATCTTCAGTCAGGGTTGAAGAAGTTTGTGAGGTGGTACGTGAGTTACTATAAGGATGGGAAGAAGGCTGCGGAACGATGA